From the Mangifera indica cultivar Alphonso chromosome 10, CATAS_Mindica_2.1, whole genome shotgun sequence genome, one window contains:
- the LOC123228164 gene encoding receptor kinase-like protein Xa21 isoform X5, which translates to MEKNLFLCIFLAFFLYFSTLSFVHARVTDISTDKQALLALKARISHDPSNLLTSNWSTSSSVCHWMGITCGARHSRVTALNISHLGLIATLPPQLGNLSFLSRLDINDNSFYGALPEEYAQLRRLKYLVLSRNSLSGELPASIFDNLPNLQLLYLHFNMFEGKIPSTLSKCRSLQNLSLSFNNFTEAIPKEIGNLTQLREIYLGVNKLGGEIPKELGNLAKLELLSLQNSYLTGTIPSLIFNLSFLISMDFGENSLTGSLPENMCQHLPNLEELYLSYNHLSDRIPYSLGQCRMLRILMLSNNQFEEHIPRGIGNLTLIKYLYLNSNKLTALNISDLGLTATLPPQLGNLSFLSRLDISNNSFYGSLPASIFDNVPNLQLLYLHSNMFEGKIPSTLSKCKGLQNLSLSFNNFTGVIPKESGNMTQLREIYLGVNKLQGEIPKEFGNLAKLERLSLQNSYLTGTIPSLIFNLSSLISMDFWKNSLTGSPLKNMCQHLPNLEELYMDYNHLTGPIPRSLGKCRKLHIIGLSNNQFEGHIPREIGNLTLIRSLYLESNKLTGEIPYEIGNLHNLERLRLGYNHLVGPVPATIFNISTMQVLALYANQLSEIFPSIVELPNLEDLLLWGNNFSGPFPGFITNASKLSILSVQSNSFSGFIPSTIGNLKNLEFLDLTNNYFTSTPDLSFLSNLANCNSLRVLGLAINPLNSILPSSIGNLSISLEYFYIDDCNISGKIPKEIGNLKNLINLQLQDNELIGPIPVTMDGFQNLQGLYLQNNKFEGLIPECFCHLNELYELNLEGSKFYGVIPACIGKLAALRKLSLRSNRLTSSIPSTLWNLKDLLYFDLSSNFLDGSLPLDIGNFKVAIAINLSKNLFSGDIPISIGSLENLQSLSLGYNRLQGSIPETFGNLKSLEFLDLSGNNLFGVIPKSLEALMYLKYLNLSFNQLSGEIPRGGSFKNFSAKSFMGNLALCGPAQLQVPPCKKRTHRKSRTKKVFLLILLPTCIAVSVVVLVLMSLLIRKMRTRPTNNVDFCLGGTWRKISYQELVRATDGFSENNLLGKGSYGSVYKGRLDEGMEIAAKVFHLDFEGALTSFETECEVIRGLRHRNLVKIISSCSNDDFKSLILEYMPNGNLEKLLFDEKNVLDISHRLNIMIDVASALEYLHFGYSVPIIHCDLKPNNVLLDEHMVAHLSDFGIAKLLGEENSMTQTKTLATIGYMAPDRNGRTG; encoded by the exons ATGGAGAAAAATCTATTTCTCTGCATTTTCTtagcttttttcctttatttttcaaCACTTTCCTTCGTTCATGCACGAGTGACCGACATTTCCACAGACAAACAAGCTCTTCTTGCCCTGAAAGCTCGTATAAGCCATGATCCGAGCAATTTGTTGACCAGCAATTGGTCCACAAGTTCTTCTGTTTGTCACTGGATGGGCATAACTTGTGGTGCTCGTCACTCAAGAGTAACAGCTTTGAATATTTCTCACTTGGGTCTCATAGCCACCCTTCCTCCTCAACTAGGAAATCTATCTTTCCTTTCAAGGCTAGACATCAACGACAACAGCTTTTATGGCGCTCTCCCTGAGGAATACGCACAGTTACGTCGACTGAAATATCTTGTTTTGAGTCGTAATAGCTTATCGGGTGAACTCCCTGCAAGTATTTTTGATAATCTTCCCAATTTGCAGTTGCTTTATTTGCATTTTAACATGTTCGAAGGAAAAATACCATCGACCTTATCAAAATGCAGAAGCCTGCAAAACTTATCCTTGTCATTCAATAATTTCACAGAAGCCATTCCGAAGGAAATCGGAAACTTGACTCAACTTAGAGAGATCTATCTTGGAGTCAACAAACTCGGAG gagaaattccAAAAGAGCTTGGCAATCTAGCAAAACTGGAGCTATTATCACTGCAAAATAGTTACTTAACAGGAACTATTCCCTCACTTATCTTCAAcctttctttcttaatttccaTGGACTTTGGGGAAAATAGCCTGACTGGTAGCCTTCCGGAAAACATGTGCCAACATCTTCCCAATCTTGAAGAACTATACTTGTCTTATAATCATCTGTCTGATCGGATTCCATACAGCTTGGGGCAATGCAGAATGCTTCGTATTCTTATGTTGTCAAACAACCAATTCGAAGAACATATTCCTAGAGGAATTGGAAACTTGACATTAATCAAGTATTTATATCTAAATTCGAACAAATTGACAG CTTTGAATATTTCTGACTTGGGTCTCACAGCCACCCTTCCTCCACAACTAGGAAATCTGTCTTTCCTTTCAAGGCTAGACATAAGCAACAACAGCTTTTATGGCTCTCTCCCTGCAAGCATTTTTGACAATGTTCCCAATCTGCAGTTGCTTTATTTGCATTCTAACATGTTCGAGGGAAAAATTCCATCGACCTTATCAAAATGCAAAGGCCTGCAAAACTTATCCTTGTCATTCAATAATTTCACAGGAGTCATTCCGAAAGAAAGTGGAAACATGACTCAACTTAGAGAGATCTATCTTGGAGTCAACAAACTCCAAG gagaaattccAAAAGAGTTTGGCAATCTCGCAAAACTTGAGCGATTATCACTGCAAAATAGTTACTTAACAGGAACTATTCCGTCACTTATCTTCAACCTTTCTTCCTTAATTTCCATGGACTTTTGGAAAAATAGCCTAACTGGGAGCCCTCTGAAAAACATGTGCCAACATCTTCCCAATCTTGAAGAACTATATATGGATTATAATCATCTCACTGGTCCAATTCCACGCAGTTTGGGGAAATGTAGAAAACTTCATATTATTGGGTTGTCGAACAACCAATTCGAAGGACATATTCCGAGAGAAATTGGGAACTTGACATTAATCAGGTCTCTATATCTAGAATCCAACAAATTGACAG GTGAGATACCATATGAAATTGGCAATCTTCATAATCTTGAGCGCTTGAGACTAGGATATAACCACCTGGTAGGGCCTGTTCCAGCTACTATATTCAACATTTCAACAATGCAAGTGCTTGCATTATATGCCAATCAACTCTCCGAAATTTTTCCATCAATTGTAGAGCTTCCAAACCTTGAGGATCTTTTATTGTGGGGAAATAATTTCAGTGGGCCGTTTCCCGGTTTCATCACCAATGCTTCCAAGCTCTCCATTCTAAGTGTCCAATCAAACTCATTCTCAGGTTTCATTCCTAGTACAattggtaatttaaaaaatcttgagTTTCTAGAtctaacaaataattatttcacaTCTACTCCTGATCTGAGCTTTCTTTCCAATTTGGCAAATTGCAATAGTTTGAGAGTTCTAGGATTAGCCATAAATCCACTAAATAGCATCCTTCCAAGTTCCATAGGGAATCTTTCTATTTCTTTGGAATATTTTTACATAGATGATTGCAACATTAGTGGCAAAATTCCcaaagaaattggaaacttgaaAAACTTGATAAACCTACAATTACAAGATAATGAATTGATTGGACCAATTCCGGTTACTATGGATGGATTTCAGAATCTCCAAGGTttgtatcttcaaaataataaatttgaaggaCTCATCCCAGaatgtttttgtcatttaaatgaATTGTATGAGTTGAATTTGGAGGGAAGCAAGTTCTATGGAGTCATACCTGCTTGTATTGGTAAGCTCGCTGCGCTAAGGAAATTGTCTTTACGTTCAAACAGGTTAACTTCTTCTATACCATCAACTTTGTGGAACCTTAAGGATCTCTTGTACTTTGAtttgtcatcaaattttttGGATGGATCTCTTCCATTAGACATTGGAAATTTTAAGGTTGCCATAGCTATAAATCTGTCTAAGAATCTTTTTTCAGGAGATATTCCAATTTCTATTGGAAGCCTAGAAAATCTACAATCTCTCTCCCTAGGATACAACAGATTACAAGGCTCCATTCCTGAAACATTTGGCAACTTGAAAAGCTTAGAATTCTTGGATTTGTCTGGAAACAACCTTTTTGGAGTGATTCCCAAGTCTTTGGAGGCACTCATGTATCTCAAATAcctaaatttatcttttaaccAACTCAGTGGCGAAATTCCTAGAGGAGGGTCTTTCAAAAATTTCTCAGCTAAATCGTTTATGGGGAATCTCGCATTGTGTGGACCTGCTCAGCTACAAGTTCCACCATGCAAAAAAAGAACTCATCGAAAATCAAGGACTAAAAAGGTTTTCTTGTTGATTCTTTTGCCAACATGCATTGCAGTCTCAGTAGTTGTCCTAGTTCTTATGTCTTTGTTGATCCGAAAAATGAGAACAAGGCCAACTAACAATGTTGATTTCTGTCTTGGAGGAACATGGAGAAAAATTTCTTACCAGGAACTTGTGAGAGCAACGGATGGATTTAGTGAGAACAACCTGCTTGGCAAAGGAAGTTATGGTTCAGTTTACAAAGGAAGATTAGATGAGGGAATGGAGATTGCAGCAAAAGTATTCCATTTGGATTTTGAAGGAGCTCTTACAAGTTTTGAAACTGAATGTGAAGTAATAAGAGGTCTTCGTCATCGAAATCTTGTCAAAATCATCAGCAGCTGttcaaatgatgattttaaatctttGATACTTGAATACATGCCTAATGGGAACCTAGAGAAATTGTTGTTTGATGAGAAGAATGTTTTGGACATTTCTCATAGACTGAATATAATGATTGATGTCGCTTCAGCTTTGGAATATCTCCACTTTGGCTATTCAGTCCCAATCATTCATTGTGACTTAAAGCCAAACAACGTCTTACTAGACGAACATATGGTTGCACATTTGAGTGATTTTGGCATTGCAAAGCTCTTAGGTGAAGAAAACTCCATGACACAAACAAAGACCCTTGCCACCATTGGTTATATGGCACCAg
- the LOC123228164 gene encoding receptor kinase-like protein Xa21 isoform X1 gives MEKNLFLCIFLAFFLYFSTLSFVHARVTDISTDKQALLALKARISHDPSNLLTSNWSTSSSVCHWMGITCGARHSRVTALNISHLGLIATLPPQLGNLSFLSRLDINDNSFYGALPEEYAQLRRLKYLVLSRNSLSGELPASIFDNLPNLQLLYLHFNMFEGKIPSTLSKCRSLQNLSLSFNNFTEAIPKEIGNLTQLREIYLGVNKLGGEIPKELGNLAKLELLSLQNSYLTGTIPSLIFNLSFLISMDFGENSLTGSLPENMCQHLPNLEELYLSYNHLSDRIPYSLGQCRMLRILMLSNNQFEEHIPRGIGNLTLIKYLYLNSNKLTALNISDLGLTATLPPQLGNLSFLSRLDISNNSFYGSLPASIFDNVPNLQLLYLHSNMFEGKIPSTLSKCKGLQNLSLSFNNFTGVIPKESGNMTQLREIYLGVNKLQGEIPKEFGNLAKLERLSLQNSYLTGTIPSLIFNLSSLISMDFWKNSLTGSPLKNMCQHLPNLEELYMDYNHLTGPIPRSLGKCRKLHIIGLSNNQFEGHIPREIGNLTLIRSLYLESNKLTGEIPYEIGNLHNLERLRLGYNHLVGPVPATIFNISTMQVLALYANQLSEIFPSIVELPNLEDLLLWGNNFSGPFPGFITNASKLSILSVQSNSFSGFIPSTIGNLKNLEFLDLTNNYFTSTPDLSFLSNLANCNSLRVLGLAINPLNSILPSSIGNLSISLEYFYIDDCNISGKIPKEIGNLKNLINLQLQDNELIGPIPVTMDGFQNLQGLYLQNNKFEGLIPECFCHLNELYELNLEGSKFYGVIPACIGKLAALRKLSLRSNRLTSSIPSTLWNLKDLLYFDLSSNFLDGSLPLDIGNFKVAIAINLSKNLFSGDIPISIGSLENLQSLSLGYNRLQGSIPETFGNLKSLEFLDLSGNNLFGVIPKSLEALMYLKYLNLSFNQLSGEIPRGGSFKNFSAKSFMGNLALCGPAQLQVPPCKKRTHRKSRTKKVFLLILLPTCIAVSVVVLVLMSLLIRKMRTRPTNNVDFCLGGTWRKISYQELVRATDGFSENNLLGKGSYGSVYKGRLDEGMEIAAKVFHLDFEGALTSFETECEVIRGLRHRNLVKIISSCSNDDFKSLILEYMPNGNLEKLLFDEKNVLDISHRLNIMIDVASALEYLHFGYSVPIIHCDLKPNNVLLDEHMVAHLSDFGIAKLLGEENSMTQTKTLATIGYMAPEYGREGKVSRQGDVYSYGVMLMVTFTKKKPTNEMFIEEMSLRRWVSESLCSTVMQVVDTDLLTRDDEHFSSKEEYVSSILSLAMECTRESPLNRITMKEVVTTLIKIRAQLAKIKTRKERNGRTG, from the exons ATGGAGAAAAATCTATTTCTCTGCATTTTCTtagcttttttcctttatttttcaaCACTTTCCTTCGTTCATGCACGAGTGACCGACATTTCCACAGACAAACAAGCTCTTCTTGCCCTGAAAGCTCGTATAAGCCATGATCCGAGCAATTTGTTGACCAGCAATTGGTCCACAAGTTCTTCTGTTTGTCACTGGATGGGCATAACTTGTGGTGCTCGTCACTCAAGAGTAACAGCTTTGAATATTTCTCACTTGGGTCTCATAGCCACCCTTCCTCCTCAACTAGGAAATCTATCTTTCCTTTCAAGGCTAGACATCAACGACAACAGCTTTTATGGCGCTCTCCCTGAGGAATACGCACAGTTACGTCGACTGAAATATCTTGTTTTGAGTCGTAATAGCTTATCGGGTGAACTCCCTGCAAGTATTTTTGATAATCTTCCCAATTTGCAGTTGCTTTATTTGCATTTTAACATGTTCGAAGGAAAAATACCATCGACCTTATCAAAATGCAGAAGCCTGCAAAACTTATCCTTGTCATTCAATAATTTCACAGAAGCCATTCCGAAGGAAATCGGAAACTTGACTCAACTTAGAGAGATCTATCTTGGAGTCAACAAACTCGGAG gagaaattccAAAAGAGCTTGGCAATCTAGCAAAACTGGAGCTATTATCACTGCAAAATAGTTACTTAACAGGAACTATTCCCTCACTTATCTTCAAcctttctttcttaatttccaTGGACTTTGGGGAAAATAGCCTGACTGGTAGCCTTCCGGAAAACATGTGCCAACATCTTCCCAATCTTGAAGAACTATACTTGTCTTATAATCATCTGTCTGATCGGATTCCATACAGCTTGGGGCAATGCAGAATGCTTCGTATTCTTATGTTGTCAAACAACCAATTCGAAGAACATATTCCTAGAGGAATTGGAAACTTGACATTAATCAAGTATTTATATCTAAATTCGAACAAATTGACAG CTTTGAATATTTCTGACTTGGGTCTCACAGCCACCCTTCCTCCACAACTAGGAAATCTGTCTTTCCTTTCAAGGCTAGACATAAGCAACAACAGCTTTTATGGCTCTCTCCCTGCAAGCATTTTTGACAATGTTCCCAATCTGCAGTTGCTTTATTTGCATTCTAACATGTTCGAGGGAAAAATTCCATCGACCTTATCAAAATGCAAAGGCCTGCAAAACTTATCCTTGTCATTCAATAATTTCACAGGAGTCATTCCGAAAGAAAGTGGAAACATGACTCAACTTAGAGAGATCTATCTTGGAGTCAACAAACTCCAAG gagaaattccAAAAGAGTTTGGCAATCTCGCAAAACTTGAGCGATTATCACTGCAAAATAGTTACTTAACAGGAACTATTCCGTCACTTATCTTCAACCTTTCTTCCTTAATTTCCATGGACTTTTGGAAAAATAGCCTAACTGGGAGCCCTCTGAAAAACATGTGCCAACATCTTCCCAATCTTGAAGAACTATATATGGATTATAATCATCTCACTGGTCCAATTCCACGCAGTTTGGGGAAATGTAGAAAACTTCATATTATTGGGTTGTCGAACAACCAATTCGAAGGACATATTCCGAGAGAAATTGGGAACTTGACATTAATCAGGTCTCTATATCTAGAATCCAACAAATTGACAG GTGAGATACCATATGAAATTGGCAATCTTCATAATCTTGAGCGCTTGAGACTAGGATATAACCACCTGGTAGGGCCTGTTCCAGCTACTATATTCAACATTTCAACAATGCAAGTGCTTGCATTATATGCCAATCAACTCTCCGAAATTTTTCCATCAATTGTAGAGCTTCCAAACCTTGAGGATCTTTTATTGTGGGGAAATAATTTCAGTGGGCCGTTTCCCGGTTTCATCACCAATGCTTCCAAGCTCTCCATTCTAAGTGTCCAATCAAACTCATTCTCAGGTTTCATTCCTAGTACAattggtaatttaaaaaatcttgagTTTCTAGAtctaacaaataattatttcacaTCTACTCCTGATCTGAGCTTTCTTTCCAATTTGGCAAATTGCAATAGTTTGAGAGTTCTAGGATTAGCCATAAATCCACTAAATAGCATCCTTCCAAGTTCCATAGGGAATCTTTCTATTTCTTTGGAATATTTTTACATAGATGATTGCAACATTAGTGGCAAAATTCCcaaagaaattggaaacttgaaAAACTTGATAAACCTACAATTACAAGATAATGAATTGATTGGACCAATTCCGGTTACTATGGATGGATTTCAGAATCTCCAAGGTttgtatcttcaaaataataaatttgaaggaCTCATCCCAGaatgtttttgtcatttaaatgaATTGTATGAGTTGAATTTGGAGGGAAGCAAGTTCTATGGAGTCATACCTGCTTGTATTGGTAAGCTCGCTGCGCTAAGGAAATTGTCTTTACGTTCAAACAGGTTAACTTCTTCTATACCATCAACTTTGTGGAACCTTAAGGATCTCTTGTACTTTGAtttgtcatcaaattttttGGATGGATCTCTTCCATTAGACATTGGAAATTTTAAGGTTGCCATAGCTATAAATCTGTCTAAGAATCTTTTTTCAGGAGATATTCCAATTTCTATTGGAAGCCTAGAAAATCTACAATCTCTCTCCCTAGGATACAACAGATTACAAGGCTCCATTCCTGAAACATTTGGCAACTTGAAAAGCTTAGAATTCTTGGATTTGTCTGGAAACAACCTTTTTGGAGTGATTCCCAAGTCTTTGGAGGCACTCATGTATCTCAAATAcctaaatttatcttttaaccAACTCAGTGGCGAAATTCCTAGAGGAGGGTCTTTCAAAAATTTCTCAGCTAAATCGTTTATGGGGAATCTCGCATTGTGTGGACCTGCTCAGCTACAAGTTCCACCATGCAAAAAAAGAACTCATCGAAAATCAAGGACTAAAAAGGTTTTCTTGTTGATTCTTTTGCCAACATGCATTGCAGTCTCAGTAGTTGTCCTAGTTCTTATGTCTTTGTTGATCCGAAAAATGAGAACAAGGCCAACTAACAATGTTGATTTCTGTCTTGGAGGAACATGGAGAAAAATTTCTTACCAGGAACTTGTGAGAGCAACGGATGGATTTAGTGAGAACAACCTGCTTGGCAAAGGAAGTTATGGTTCAGTTTACAAAGGAAGATTAGATGAGGGAATGGAGATTGCAGCAAAAGTATTCCATTTGGATTTTGAAGGAGCTCTTACAAGTTTTGAAACTGAATGTGAAGTAATAAGAGGTCTTCGTCATCGAAATCTTGTCAAAATCATCAGCAGCTGttcaaatgatgattttaaatctttGATACTTGAATACATGCCTAATGGGAACCTAGAGAAATTGTTGTTTGATGAGAAGAATGTTTTGGACATTTCTCATAGACTGAATATAATGATTGATGTCGCTTCAGCTTTGGAATATCTCCACTTTGGCTATTCAGTCCCAATCATTCATTGTGACTTAAAGCCAAACAACGTCTTACTAGACGAACATATGGTTGCACATTTGAGTGATTTTGGCATTGCAAAGCTCTTAGGTGAAGAAAACTCCATGACACAAACAAAGACCCTTGCCACCATTGGTTATATGGCACCAg AATACGGGAGAGAAGGAAAGGTATCTAGGCAAGGAGATGTGTACAGCTATGGTGTCATGCTAATGGTAACATTTACGAAGAAGAAGCCAACAAATGAAATGTTTATAGAAGAAATGAGCTTAAGGAGGTGGGTTAGTGAATCATTATGCAGCACAGTGATGCAAGTCGTGGACACAGATTTACTTACAAGGGATGATGAACATTTCTCAAGCAAGGAAGAATATGTGTCATCTATTTTAAGCTTGGCTATGGAGTGTACAAGAGAATCACCTCTGAACAGGATCACCATGAAAGAAGTAGTGACAACACTCATCAAAATCAGAGCCCAACTtgcaaaaatcaaaacaagaaaag AGAGAAATGGAAGAACCGGCTAG